In Laribacter hongkongensis DSM 14985, the sequence TGGTGGTGCACACCGGCCCCGGATGCAAAAACCCCCTGAACAATCAGGGGGTTTTTTGTTGCCGGTCTGCTCAGGGCAGTTGGTCGCCGACGGGGGGAGACAGGAAAAACGTCAGGGTTTCCTCGGCCAGTTCAGTGACCGACAAACCGCCGTCGCTCTTGAACCACTGCACGCTCCATTGCAGGGCACCCAGCAGCATCAGGCGCAGCAGGTGCGGATCCCGCGCCCTGACTGCTCTCTGGGCCACGGCTTCTTCCAGCACCTGTTGCCACAACGATTCGTAGCGGTCACGCAGCACGATCAGGCCGGGCTTGTAGGTGTCCGATACGCTGCGCCACTCGTAGAGCATCACCTCCAGTGCGGCCTGGTTGTCGCCCAGCAGCGAGTGCAGGTGGACATGCACCAGCGCCCGGACCCGGTCGGCCGGTGTGCGGGCGGCAGCCAGCGCGCTGGCCAGCTGCTCGGTGGTGTCGGTGATGCCGAGCGCCATGACGGCGACCAGAATCTCTTCCTTGGTCCGGAAATGGTAAAACAGGCTGCCGGATTGCAGGCCGACCGCATTGCCGATGTCGCGCACGGTCGTACGCTCGTACCCGTGGTCGCGAAACAGGCGGGCGGCAACGCGGACCAGTTCGGCCTTGCGGCTGTTATCTTCAGTGACGGGCAGGTTCATGCGGGTTGTCGAGCAATTGCTTGGTTGAGAGCGTCCCATACCATACCCGATTCGAGCTTGTTGAGACAGTCCATGTGCCCCAGTGGGCAGATGCGCTCAAAGCACGGGCTGCATTCCAGACTCAGGGAGACAATCACCGCCCGGTCGGTGAGCGGCGGGGTGAATTCCGGGCTGGAGCTGCCATAGAGGGCCACCAGCGGCAGTCCCAGCGCCGCAGCCACATGCATCAGCCCCGAGTCATTGCAGACAGCGGCCTCTGCCAGTGACAGCAGGTCAATGGCCTGATCCAGCCTGGTGCGGCCGCAGAGGTTGATGACACCGGCCGGGGCCTGGTCCTTGATGGCCTGGGCGATCTCCTGGTCCTTGGCCGAACCGAACAGCCATACCTGCTTGCCTGCCACCAGGCAGCGCTCGGCCAGCGCGGCAAAATGCTGTGCCGGCCAGCGCTTGGCCGGACCGTATTCGGCTCCCGGACAGAAAGCAATGACGGGGCGGGAGGTGTCCAGTCCCAGCGCCTGCACGGCCGCTTTCCGGGTAGCCGGGTCGATGCTCAGGCTCGGGTACGGAATCGGCCGCCGGGGCAGTACGCCCGGTTCTTCGGCTAGGGAGACGAAACGGCCGACCATGTCGGGCAGGGCGTTTTCATCCAGTTTGCGCAGGTCATTCAGCAGTCCGTAGCGCATCTCGCCGACAAAGCCGGTGCGGATTCCGGCGCCGGTGGCAAACGGCGTAAGGGCAGACTTGAGCGAATTCTGGAGCACGATGACCTGGTCGAACTGCTCGCGGGCCAGCTCGCGCCCGAGGCGCAGGCGCTTGACCAGTTCCAGTGCGCCGTGGCCGAAAGGATTGAGGTGGGTGCGGGCCACTTCGGGCATGCGGGCGAGTACCGGCAATGTCCAGCCCGGCGCCAGGACATGCAGTTCGAGCCGGGGGTGCCGTTCGTGCAGACGGCGGTACAGGGGCTGCGCCATGACGGCGTCGCCGACCCAGGCAGGGGCAGAAACCAGTATTTTCATAAGCAAAAAAGGTGCGGTTGATGCCGCACCCCGGTAATCAGGAACAACAGGCTAATCGTCAATGATGGCCGGTCGGCAGCGGTCCGACAAGCTTGTATTCGGTTCCGCAGTACGGACACTTGGCATGGCCGTGCTGCTTGATGATCGGCAGGTAGACGCGCGGGTGGGCATTCCACTTGCTCATCGAGGGCATCGGACACTGCAAGGGCAGGTCGGTGGCGGTGATTTCGATGAAGTTGGCGCGGAGGTCTTTGTGTTCGGTCATGTTCGGGCAGTCCTTGTCATTTGACCCAGGTGAGCCAGTCGCGGTGGGTGCTGTCTTCGCCCTTGACGATGGCAAAGTAGCGGGACTGGATTTCGGCAGTGATCGGGCCGCGGCTGCCGGCGCCGATCTGGCGGCCGTCGAGTTCGCGGATCGGGGTGACTTCGGCGGCGGTGCCGGTAAAGAAGGCTTCGTCGGCGCTGTAGACTTCGTCGCGGGTAATGCGCTTTTCCACCAGTTCCAGGCCCATGTCGGCGAGGATGGTGCAGACGGTGTCGCGGGTGATGCCTTCCAGTGCCGAGGTCAGGTCCGGCGTATAGACCTTGCCGCGGCGGATGATGAAGATGTTTTCGCCCGATCCTTCGGCGACAAAACCGTCCACGTCCAGCAACAGGGCTTCGTCGTAGCCGTCACGGGTGGCTTCGGCATTGGCGAGGATCGAGTTCATGTAGTTGCCGTTGGCCTTGGCCTTGCACATGGTGATGTTGACATGGTGGCGGCTGAACGAACTGGTCTTGACCCGGATGCCTTTCTGCATGCCGTCTTCACCCAGATAGGCACCCCACGGCCATGCTGCCACGATCACGTGCACGTCGTTGGCCGGCGGAGCCACGCCGAGCTTGCCGGAACCGTAAAACGCCATCGGGCGGAAATAGCACGACTTGAGCTGGTTGGCCTTGACGACCTCCAGGTGGGCCGCATTGATCTCGTCCTTGCTGAACGGCAAGCCGATTCCCAAGATATGGGCCGAGCGGAACAGGCGGTCAGTATGGTCCTGCAAGCGGAAGATGGCCGGACCCGATCCGGTTTCGTAGGCGCGCACGCCCTCGAACACGCCCATGCCGTAGTGCAGCGTATGGGTCAGCACATGGGTGGTGGCGTCACGCCACGGCACCAGCTTGCCGTCGTACCAGATAAATCCGTCTCGGTCAGCCATCGACATCTTGATGTTCTCCAGATTCTGAATCTTGTTGGGTGATCATGCGCAAGGATTATAACGCTGTCTTTTTTGGCCCGGGACGGCTGATTGCCACCCCGCCGGGGTTTTCCCCTGGCAAAGCCGGCGATTGCGATGCCGGCCTGCCACGGACTAGCCGAATACCGCCTGCCAGAGCGCCTGCACGTGTGCGTGATGCTGGCGCAGCGTGTCGTCCACGCTGACGCCGCGCTGGCCTTCCAGCCGCTCGGCATGCTGCAGCCGGCGGTAGTGACGGTAGGCATCCTGCGCCTGGCGGGCCATGTCGTGGCCGATCAGGTCGGCGTTGGCCGCCAGCCCCAGCAGGGCGATGTTGCCCAGATTGCCGGTCAGCTCCGGGTAGTAATGGGAATGGGCCAGCACCAGATACTGCACGATGAATTCGACATCCACGAGGCCGCCGCGGGCGTGCTTCAGGCTGGTTTCCTGTGCCGGATGCGTTTCCAGCATCCGTTCGCGCATGGCCAGCACCTCGTCGCGCAAGGTGGCAATGTCACGCGGCGTGGTCAGGACGTCAAAGCGGGTCTTCTCGAAGCGATCGCCGACCTCGCTGTCACCGGCACAGAAGCGCGCCCGGGTCAGCGCCTGGTGTTCCCACAGCCAGGCCTTGTTGGTCTGGTAGCCGGCAAAGGCTTCGACCGAACTGACCAGCAGGCCCGCCGCACCGTCCGGACGCAGGCGCAGGTCGATGTCGTAGAGCACGCCGGCCGGTGTGGCGGCCGTCAGCCAGGTGCTCAGCTTGCGGCCGAGGCGGGCATACAGCTCGCCGGCATCCGGGTCGGGATCGTCGTACAGGAAAATCAGGTCGAGGTCCGAGCCGTAGCCCAGTTCCTTGCCGCCGAGCTTGCCGTAGCCGATGACGGCAAAGCGCGGCACCTCGCGGTGCCGTTTGGCGATGTCGCGCCAGGCGTAGCGGACAGCGGCTTCCAGCACCACGTCGGCCAGCAGCGAGATCTGGTCGGACAGGGCTTCGAGCGGCCACATGCCGGCAATGTCCTGCGCCACCAGCCGGAACTGCTGCGCGTGCTGGAAGTGGCGTAGGGTGTCCATCAGGTTTTCCACGTCGCCGTCGGCATCGGCCAGCTGGCTGTCGAGCTGCTGGCGCAGGGCCGGCCAGTCAGGTTCGGCATACAGCACCCGTGCGTCCAGCAGCTCGTCCAGCAGGATCGGATGCCGGGTCAGGTAGTTGGATACCCACGGGCTGGACGAGCACAGCGAAGCCACCCGCCGCAGGGTTTGCGGGTATTCCGACAGCAGGGCGAGATAGCTCGAGCGGCGGCTGATGGCCTCCATTAGCCCGAGGATGCGCATCAGCGTTTCGTCCGGATTGCCATGCGACGCGGCCACTTCGATCAGGGCCGGAATCAGGCTGTCAAAGCGGTGGCGGTTTTTCGGCGGCAGTTGCTGGTAACGCTGCGAGTGGCGCACGGTGGCCAGCTGGCGGGCGGTTTCGTCCGCAGCGTGATAGCCGAGGCCGGCCAGCTTTCCGGCGGCCTCGGGGGTGTCGATGGTCTGCCACAGGCCGAGCAGCGGGTGTTCGGCATGGTCTTCGGTCGGCAGGAAAAACACCTGCTCGAAATGCCGGTGGACCGTGGCGCGGACCCGGTTGAGCCGGGCCAGGAAGCTGTTCCAGTCGGCAAAACCCATGCTGGCGGCAATGCGGGCCTGGAGCTCGGGCTTGTCCGGCAGGGTTTGCGTCTGCTGGTCGTCGAGGTACTGGATGCGGTGCTCAAGGTTGCGCAAAAAGGCATAGGCGGCCAGCAGCTCGTCCACGGCATCCTGTTCCAGCAGCTTGAGCTCGGCCAGCCGCCGGTAGGCTTCGCGGGTGGAGCGGACCTGCAAGGATTTTTCACGGCCGCCGCGGATCAGCTGGAATACCTGGGCGATGAATTCCGCTTCGCGGATGCCGCCCGGCCCGAGCTTGATGTTGTCGGCGAGGTCGCGGCGCGCCACTTCCTGCTGGATCTGCTGGTACAGGTCGCGCATGGCAGCATAGGCGTTGTAGTCGAGGTACTTGCGGTAGACAAAGGGCCGCGCCAGGTCGTAGACGCTTGCCGCGTCACCGGTCAGCACCCGCGCCTTGATCCAGGCGTAGCGTTCCCATTCGCGACCCTGCGTGATCAGGTAGCCTTCCAGCGCGTTGAGGTTCATGACCAGCGGCCCGGCATCGCCATACGGGCGCAGGCGCATGTCGACCCGGAACACAAAGCCGTCGGCGGTCGGTTCGTTGATGGCTGCGATCAGCTTTTTGCCCAGCAGGGTGAAGTATTCCTGGTTGCTGATGCTGCGCTCGCCATTGGTTTCGCCGGCTTCCGGGTAGACGAAAATCAGGTCGATGTCGCTGCTGACATTGAGTTCGTCACCACCGAGCTTGCCCATGCCGATGACGGTGAGTTCCTGGATGCTGCCGGTTTCCTCGCCGACCGGTTCGCCATAGCGGGCCAGCAGCGGCTTCAAAGCGCGCAGGGCAGCGTCTACGCTGAAGATGGCCAGGCCGGAGATGGTGGCCATGACTTCGTCAAGCGTGGCGCGACCGCTGAGGTCACGGGCAATCAGGCGGGCCAGGACGGCCTGCCGCAGCTTGCGCAGGGCGCGCTTGACGGCATCCTCGCTGTCCAGCGGGCAGGCGGCCAGCATGACCGCCATGTCCGCACGGGTAAACGGTCGTTCCAGTTCTGCGATCAGCCGGGCTTCGAGCGCCGGGTCTGCCGCCAGCGTGCGGCGCAGCCAGTCACTATGGGTGAGCGCGATGGACAGCGGGTTTTGTTGCATAATGTTCAACCTTGCTCTTCGGGCGATCGACTTGCCCATTTTATCCCTGCCACGCCCTTGAATGCTCCTCGTAAAACGCTGATGTCATTGCCGGTCGGCGCCACCCTCAAAAGACTGGCCCGCGCCTTGGCTGTGGCCGGGGGCATCCTTGCCGGCCTGCTGCTGCTGCTGTGGGCGTGGCTGGCCTGGTACCTGCTGCCCAATCTGGGTACTTACAAACCGCAGCTGGAGCAGGAACTGTCGGCGGCGCTGGGACATGCGGTGCATATCGGCTCGCTGACCGGCTCGCTGCAAGGGCCGGTGCTGACGCTGGCGCTGCACCAGGTCGAAATCGACAATCCGAATCCCGGCGGCTATCCGCTGCAACTGGCCGAACTGTCGGCCCGGCCTTCGTGGAAAAGCCTCATCAGCTGGTCGCCGCGCTTCACCTGCATCACCCTGACTGCGCCGGAGCTGTCGCTGCGCCGCGCCCGCGACGGCCACCTGTACCTGAACGGCATCGTGCTGGACGGCAGCCGCTCCAGCGACAGCCAGATGCTGGACTGGCTGCTGGAACAGGACGAAATCCGCATCGAACAGGCGCGCCTGCGCTGGCGTGACGAAGCCATGGGGCTTGCGGAACTGGACCTGACGCAGGGCAACCTGTCGCTGGTGCAAGGGCTGTTTGGCCACCGGCTGACCCTGACCGCCCATGCACCCGAAGGCTGGCTGGACGCCTTCCGTTTCCAGATGACCTGGCGTGGCGACCGGCTGGAAAACTGGCGTACCTGGCGCGGCAAGTTCGCGCTGGATGTCGGCGGGGCCAATCTGGCCGACTGGCGGCGTACCCTGGCGTGGCTGGCACACATGCCGGCCGGGCAGGGTGGTGCCCGTGTCGAAGCCTCGTTTGCGGATGGCCAGTTCACCAGCGGGCAGGCACGGTTCGACCTGAAAAACGTGGTGCTGCGGCCGGAGGCTGCCGGACCGCTGGTGGCCGTGCCCAACCTGTCGGGCGAGGTGGAACTCAAGCCGGGGGCTGACGGTGGCAGCGAGCTCCTGGCCCGCAACCTGGTGGCCCAGACCATCGACGGCAAACTGTTTGACCGGGCCGAATTCCGGGCCCGCTGGCGCGAAGGTGCCAAAGCCGGCGGCAGCCTGTCGTTATCCCGTGCCGATCTTGGCGCCTTGCGACCGCTCTTGCGCGTGCTGCCGCTGGGGGAAAACGCCGCATGGCGCGCGCTGGACCCGGACGGCTTTGTCGAGGAAGTGACGGCTGACTGGCAGGGCAGTCTGGCCGCACCTGGCCGTTATGCGGTCAAGGGACGCTTTTCCGGACTCGGCTGGCAGCCGGTCAAGCTGCTGCCCGGCATCAGCGGCATCAGCGGTGAACTGGATTTCAGCGAGCGGGGCGGCATGCTGCGCCTGTCGGACCCGGACGGGGCAACGCTGACCATGCCCAGCGTGTTTGCCCGGCCGATAGAGGTGCGCAAGCTGGACGCAGCCGTGCGCTGGACCCGCCAGCCCAAGGGTGTGGTGGATGTCGAGCTGGAACAGGTTGACCTGAAAAATGCCGACCTCGAAGCCCGTGTACAAGGCCGCTACCGCTGGGCGCCGGACGAGAGTGCGGCCGGCCTGATCGACCTGACTGCCAGCATTCCGAAAGTGGCGGCCACCGCCGTGCCGGCCTATCTGCCGCTGGTGGTCGGCGATGACACGCGGGCCTGGCTGGCCGGTGCGCTGAAGGCTGGACAGGCCGAAAACGCCCAGCTGAAGCTCAGCGGCAATCTGGACCGTTTTCCCTTTACCGACGGTGGCGGCGAGTTTCTGGTGACGGCGGCCACCCGCAACGTATCGCTGGAATATGGCGAAGGCTGGCCGTGGATCACGCATATTAACGGCCTTCTGGAGTTTCGCAATGCCGGCATGCTGGTCAAGGCGACCGATGCCCGCTCGATGAATGCCGCCATCGGCCCGACCACCGTAAGCATCGCCGATCTTGGTGCTGACCATCCGCACCTGCTGGTCGACGGTGGTGCCAAAGGCGCATCGGCCGACTTCGTGCGGTTCATGCAGCAAAGTCCGCTCAACACCATGCTGGACGGTTTTCCGCAAGGATTGAAGGCGCAGGGCAACGGCCAGCTGTCCCTCAGGCTTGATATTCCGCTGACCGATGTCAAAGCCATTGCCGTGGCCGGGCAATACGCCTTCCTCGACAACACGCTTGAGCTGGGGCACGGCATTCCGGCCCTGCAACAGGTCCGGGGGCGGCTGGCCTTCAGCGAGCGCGGCGTCAGTGCCCGCGGCATCGCTTTCCAGGCACTGGGTGGCTATGGCCGGCTGGATGCCGATACCCAGCCGTCCGGCCTGATGCGCTTTGTGGTCAACGGCCGGGCTGATGCCCGGGCCGCACTGGCGGAATACGTGCCGCCACTGGTGCCCAACGTTGGTGGCATGACACCGTTCCGGCTGGTCATTGACGTCAACAGGCAATTGAAATCACTGCAACTCGACAGCACGCTGCATGGCGTCACGTCCGACCTGCCGGTGCCGTTTGCCAAACGGGCCGATGCCAGCTGGCCGCTGCGGCTGACCATCAGTCCCAGCGGAACCCAGAGCCGGCTGACGCTGCGGCTGGGTCAGGAAGTCCGGGCACAGTTCTATCTCAAGGACAGTGGTGCGCTGGCCCGAGGTGCCGTCTGGGTGGCGCAGGGGCGTGGCAACCTGCCGCGCCAGGGGCTGGCGATCTACGTGGCCAGTCCGTCCATTGATGCAGCTCCGTGGCTGGCCCTGCTGGGCCGCGACGGCGGCGGTGCCATGCCTGACGTACCGCTGACACTGAACCTGCAGGCCGATCAGGTCAGCATTGACGGCCGTCTGCTGCATGCCGTGAAAGTGAACCTGGAGCCGCGCAGCAGCGGCTGGTCGGCACGGGTGGACGCCCGCGAACTGAACGGAACGGTCAGCCTGGGCGAACAGGGACGGGTGCAGATGCGGTTGGCAAGCCTGAGCCTGCCCCTGGCCCGGCAGGACGAAGGTGATGTGCCGGTTGCTGCCAACAGCAATGAATCACTGCCGTCGCTGGACGTGCAGATTGACCGGCTGACCTGGAAAGACCGCAGCATGGGCAAGCTGACACTGATGTCCACCCGGCAGAAAAACGAGTGGAAGCTGGACCGCTTCCAGTTGTCCAACGGCGACGGGCAGATCAACCTGCGGGGCGTGCAGCGTACGCAGGACGGCCAGATGCGCAGCCAGCTCAATGTACAGCTCGACAGCGCCAGCCTTGGCAAGTTGCTGGCCCGGATTGGCGAGGCCGACCTGGTGCGGGGCGGCAAGTTCCGCTCTACCGGCCAGCTGGAATGGCAGGGCGGCATGACCAGCATCCAGTGGCCCTCGCTCAGTGGCGAAATCACCCTGTCGGCAGAAAGCGGCCAGTTCACCAGGGCCGAGCCCGGAGTCGGTCGCCTGCTGGGGCTGACAACACTCCAGTCACTGGGGCGACGGCTGCGGTTTGACTTCAAGGACGTGTTTGGCGAAGGGTTTGCCTTTGACAGCATCAACGGCGCCATAGGGTTGGACAACGGCATGGCGACGCTGAATGACTTTGTGGTGCGCGGGCCGGCCGCCACCATCACCCTGACTGGCAAGGCCAACCTGGTCCGCGAAACGCAGAACCTGACTGCGCGTGTCTTGCCCAGCCTGTCGGAAGGCGTGGCGATCGCGGCCGGTGCGGCGACACTGAACCCGCTGGTCGGGGCCGCAGCCCTGGCGGCGCAGAAACTGTTGCAGGACCCGCTGGGCAAGCTTTTTGCCAGCGAATACCGCATTACCGGCACGTTTGCCAGTCCGAAAATCGACAGCGTCAGCCGGACTGCTCCGGCAGACCGGGAGAAAAACCGATGACGACACGGGTTGCCGTGGTGCAGATGGTGTCGGGCCACGTGGTGGCCGACAATCTGGAGCGTGCCCGCCTGCGCGTGCTTGAGGCCGCCCGCGGTGGCGCCGCGCTGGTGGTGCTGCCGGAATACTTTGCCCTGATGGGGCTGGCCGATACCGACAAGCTGGCCGTGGCCGAAGCGTTCGGCCACGGGCCGATGCAGGACGCCGTGGCACAGATGGCTCGCGAGGCCGGTGTCTGGCTGGTGGCCGGCACCCTGCCGCTGGCTGGCCAGAATCCCGGCCGGGTGCGCAACAGCTGCCTCGTGTTCAGTCCGGCCGGTGAATGCGTGGCACGCTACGACAAGATCCACCTCTTCGGCTTTTCCGGACTGGGCGAGCGTTATTGCGAATCCGACACCATCGAGCCGGGTGACTCGCCGGTTGCCGTTGACACGCCGCTCGGGCGGCTTGGCCTGTCGGTCTGTTACGATCTGCGCTTTCCCGAGCTTTACCGCCACCTTGGCGAGATGACGGCGCTGGTGTTGCCGGCGGCCTTTACCGCCGTGACCGGCGAGGCGCACTGGGAAGTGCTGCTGCGCGCCCGCGCCATCGAAAACCAGTGTTACGCCATTGCCGCCGCGCAGGGCGGTGTCCATTCTTCAGGCAGACGCACGCACGGACACAGCATGATCATCGACCCGTGGGGCCGGATCGTGGCCAAACTTCCCGAGGGCGAGGGCGTGCTGTGGGCCGACCTTGACCCGGCGCTGCTGGCCTCGGTGCGCAACCGCCTGCCGGCACTGCGGCACCGGGTGCTGCAATGCCGCGCTTGAACGACGAATTTTGAACGGATAGACCATGACCACCGAGTCCCATCTTGATATTGCCACCGGCCTGTTGCTGACCCGCAACGGCCTGACGCCCGCCGCGCTGGACCAGGTGTTTGCCCGTCTTGGGCAGCACGACGTGGATTACGCCGACCTGTATTTCCAGTACACCCGGCAGGAGGGCTGGAGCCTCGACGAGGGCATCGTCAAGTCCGGCAGCTTCAATATCGACGAAGGCGTGGGTGTGCGGGCGGTCGCGGGCGAAAAGACCGCATTCGCCTATTCGGACGAAATTTCGCTGGATGCCCTGCTGTCCGCTGCCGACATCACCCGGGCCATTGGCCGCACCGGCGGTGACGGGCGGGTGCAGGCGCACAGCCGCACTACCGGGCATGCGCTGTTTGCGCCCATCGACCCGATCGCCAGTCTGGATTCGGCCAGCAAGGTGGCCTTGCTCAACCGTCTGGAGCAGATGGCCCGCAGTATGGATCCCCGGGTGAAGCAGGTGATGGCCGGGCTCGCTGCCGAATACGACGTGATGTACGTTGCCCGCCGCGACGGCACGCACGCGGCCGACGTGCGGCCGCTGGTGCGGTTGTCGGTCACCGTGATTGCCGAGCACCAGGGCCGGCGCGAGCAGGGCAGTGCCGGTGGCGGCGGCCGCTTTGACCTGGCCTTCTTTACCGATGAAGTGCTGCATGACTACGCCAGAAAGGCCGTGGACCAGGCGCTGGTCAACCTGGAGGCCCGGCCGGCACCGGCCGGCCAGATGACCGTGGTGCTGGGATCGGGCTGGCCGGGTGTCCTGCTGCACGAAGCCATCGGCCATGGCCTGGAGGGTGACTTCAACCGCAAGGGCACATCGGCCTTTGCCGGCCGGCTGGGCGAGCGCGTGGCGGCACCGGGCGTCACCGTGGTGGATGACGGCACGCTGGCCAACCGTCGCGGCTCGTTGAACATTGATGACGAGGGTACGCCGACGTCCTGTACCACCCTGATCGAGGACGGCATCCTCAAGGGCTACATGCAGGACAGCCTGAATGCGCGCCTGACGGGCACGGCACCGACCGGCAACGCCCGCCGCGAAAGCTATGCCCACATTCCCATGCCGCGCATGACCAATACCTACATGCTGGCCGGGGATAAGGCGGCGGAGGAAATCATTGCCTCGGTCGAGCGCGGACTGTACGCCGTGAACTTTGGCGGCGGCCAGGTGGACATCACCAGCGGCAAGTTCGTGTTCTCGGCCAGCGAGGCCTGGATGATCGAGAATGGCAAACTGTCTTACCCGGTAAAAGGGGCTACCCTGATTGGATCAGGGCCGGAAGTCCTGAACCATGTATCGATGATCGGCAACGATCTGGCGCTGGATACCGGGGTGGGCGTGTGCGGCAAGGAAGGGCAGAGTGTCCCGGTGGGCGTGGGCCAGCCGACCTTGCGCATCGACGGCGGGCTGACCGTGGGCGGTACGGCCTGAGTCTTCGGCGCT encodes:
- a CDS encoding TetR/AcrR family transcriptional regulator, producing MNLPVTEDNSRKAELVRVAARLFRDHGYERTTVRDIGNAVGLQSGSLFYHFRTKEEILVAVMALGITDTTEQLASALAAARTPADRVRALVHVHLHSLLGDNQAALEVMLYEWRSVSDTYKPGLIVLRDRYESLWQQVLEEAVAQRAVRARDPHLLRLMLLGALQWSVQWFKSDGGLSVTELAEETLTFFLSPPVGDQLP
- the waaF gene encoding lipopolysaccharide heptosyltransferase II gives rise to the protein MAQPLYRRLHERHPRLELHVLAPGWTLPVLARMPEVARTHLNPFGHGALELVKRLRLGRELAREQFDQVIVLQNSLKSALTPFATGAGIRTGFVGEMRYGLLNDLRKLDENALPDMVGRFVSLAEEPGVLPRRPIPYPSLSIDPATRKAAVQALGLDTSRPVIAFCPGAEYGPAKRWPAQHFAALAERCLVAGKQVWLFGSAKDQEIAQAIKDQAPAGVINLCGRTRLDQAIDLLSLAEAAVCNDSGLMHVAAALGLPLVALYGSSSPEFTPPLTDRAVIVSLSLECSPCFERICPLGHMDCLNKLESGMVWDALNQAIARQPA
- a CDS encoding zinc-finger domain-containing protein; its protein translation is MTEHKDLRANFIEITATDLPLQCPMPSMSKWNAHPRVYLPIIKQHGHAKCPYCGTEYKLVGPLPTGHH
- a CDS encoding branched-chain amino acid transaminase, encoding MSMADRDGFIWYDGKLVPWRDATTHVLTHTLHYGMGVFEGVRAYETGSGPAIFRLQDHTDRLFRSAHILGIGLPFSKDEINAAHLEVVKANQLKSCYFRPMAFYGSGKLGVAPPANDVHVIVAAWPWGAYLGEDGMQKGIRVKTSSFSRHHVNITMCKAKANGNYMNSILANAEATRDGYDEALLLDVDGFVAEGSGENIFIIRRGKVYTPDLTSALEGITRDTVCTILADMGLELVEKRITRDEVYSADEAFFTGTAAEVTPIRELDGRQIGAGSRGPITAEIQSRYFAIVKGEDSTHRDWLTWVK
- the glnE gene encoding bifunctional [glutamate--ammonia ligase]-adenylyl-L-tyrosine phosphorylase/[glutamate--ammonia-ligase] adenylyltransferase, translating into MGKSIARRARLNIMQQNPLSIALTHSDWLRRTLAADPALEARLIAELERPFTRADMAVMLAACPLDSEDAVKRALRKLRQAVLARLIARDLSGRATLDEVMATISGLAIFSVDAALRALKPLLARYGEPVGEETGSIQELTVIGMGKLGGDELNVSSDIDLIFVYPEAGETNGERSISNQEYFTLLGKKLIAAINEPTADGFVFRVDMRLRPYGDAGPLVMNLNALEGYLITQGREWERYAWIKARVLTGDAASVYDLARPFVYRKYLDYNAYAAMRDLYQQIQQEVARRDLADNIKLGPGGIREAEFIAQVFQLIRGGREKSLQVRSTREAYRRLAELKLLEQDAVDELLAAYAFLRNLEHRIQYLDDQQTQTLPDKPELQARIAASMGFADWNSFLARLNRVRATVHRHFEQVFFLPTEDHAEHPLLGLWQTIDTPEAAGKLAGLGYHAADETARQLATVRHSQRYQQLPPKNRHRFDSLIPALIEVAASHGNPDETLMRILGLMEAISRRSSYLALLSEYPQTLRRVASLCSSSPWVSNYLTRHPILLDELLDARVLYAEPDWPALRQQLDSQLADADGDVENLMDTLRHFQHAQQFRLVAQDIAGMWPLEALSDQISLLADVVLEAAVRYAWRDIAKRHREVPRFAVIGYGKLGGKELGYGSDLDLIFLYDDPDPDAGELYARLGRKLSTWLTAATPAGVLYDIDLRLRPDGAAGLLVSSVEAFAGYQTNKAWLWEHQALTRARFCAGDSEVGDRFEKTRFDVLTTPRDIATLRDEVLAMRERMLETHPAQETSLKHARGGLVDVEFIVQYLVLAHSHYYPELTGNLGNIALLGLAANADLIGHDMARQAQDAYRHYRRLQHAERLEGQRGVSVDDTLRQHHAHVQALWQAVFG
- a CDS encoding YhdP family protein; the encoded protein is MSLPVGATLKRLARALAVAGGILAGLLLLLWAWLAWYLLPNLGTYKPQLEQELSAALGHAVHIGSLTGSLQGPVLTLALHQVEIDNPNPGGYPLQLAELSARPSWKSLISWSPRFTCITLTAPELSLRRARDGHLYLNGIVLDGSRSSDSQMLDWLLEQDEIRIEQARLRWRDEAMGLAELDLTQGNLSLVQGLFGHRLTLTAHAPEGWLDAFRFQMTWRGDRLENWRTWRGKFALDVGGANLADWRRTLAWLAHMPAGQGGARVEASFADGQFTSGQARFDLKNVVLRPEAAGPLVAVPNLSGEVELKPGADGGSELLARNLVAQTIDGKLFDRAEFRARWREGAKAGGSLSLSRADLGALRPLLRVLPLGENAAWRALDPDGFVEEVTADWQGSLAAPGRYAVKGRFSGLGWQPVKLLPGISGISGELDFSERGGMLRLSDPDGATLTMPSVFARPIEVRKLDAAVRWTRQPKGVVDVELEQVDLKNADLEARVQGRYRWAPDESAAGLIDLTASIPKVAATAVPAYLPLVVGDDTRAWLAGALKAGQAENAQLKLSGNLDRFPFTDGGGEFLVTAATRNVSLEYGEGWPWITHINGLLEFRNAGMLVKATDARSMNAAIGPTTVSIADLGADHPHLLVDGGAKGASADFVRFMQQSPLNTMLDGFPQGLKAQGNGQLSLRLDIPLTDVKAIAVAGQYAFLDNTLELGHGIPALQQVRGRLAFSERGVSARGIAFQALGGYGRLDADTQPSGLMRFVVNGRADARAALAEYVPPLVPNVGGMTPFRLVIDVNRQLKSLQLDSTLHGVTSDLPVPFAKRADASWPLRLTISPSGTQSRLTLRLGQEVRAQFYLKDSGALARGAVWVAQGRGNLPRQGLAIYVASPSIDAAPWLALLGRDGGGAMPDVPLTLNLQADQVSIDGRLLHAVKVNLEPRSSGWSARVDARELNGTVSLGEQGRVQMRLASLSLPLARQDEGDVPVAANSNESLPSLDVQIDRLTWKDRSMGKLTLMSTRQKNEWKLDRFQLSNGDGQINLRGVQRTQDGQMRSQLNVQLDSASLGKLLARIGEADLVRGGKFRSTGQLEWQGGMTSIQWPSLSGEITLSAESGQFTRAEPGVGRLLGLTTLQSLGRRLRFDFKDVFGEGFAFDSINGAIGLDNGMATLNDFVVRGPAATITLTGKANLVRETQNLTARVLPSLSEGVAIAAGAATLNPLVGAAALAAQKLLQDPLGKLFASEYRITGTFASPKIDSVSRTAPADREKNR
- a CDS encoding carbon-nitrogen hydrolase family protein, with protein sequence MTTRVAVVQMVSGHVVADNLERARLRVLEAARGGAALVVLPEYFALMGLADTDKLAVAEAFGHGPMQDAVAQMAREAGVWLVAGTLPLAGQNPGRVRNSCLVFSPAGECVARYDKIHLFGFSGLGERYCESDTIEPGDSPVAVDTPLGRLGLSVCYDLRFPELYRHLGEMTALVLPAAFTAVTGEAHWEVLLRARAIENQCYAIAAAQGGVHSSGRRTHGHSMIIDPWGRIVAKLPEGEGVLWADLDPALLASVRNRLPALRHRVLQCRA